GTATCCAGCCGCCAGTGTCAAAATGGCCAGTCCGGCGACAAGGGTTTTTAGCTTGAAGATGATGTTTTTGTTCATTGTTCGTTACTTCCAGTTTTCGTTTCCCAGCCCATATTATCAATAGGCGCTTCGCCCTTGACATAATTCCTATAAAATACATAGGAATAATAGATGTAATCAGGGGTGGTTGTCAAAGGAAAAAATGCGAATCACCAGAAAAAACTATGAGAACCTATTGAATATATGGGGCGATGCTTAGGTTCTGGGTTGTTAATCATATCCACTATTACAAACGATGGTTATGGGGAATATAATTTGGGTAAGGGAGGATACTGGCCCCATGAAACCCATCAAAATCTTTGGCGAGAACCTGGATGCGGGTACGCTGGAGCAATTTTACTCGGCAATAAACCAGCCATTCGCCGTGAAAGGGGTTTTATTGCCGGACGCCCATGTGGGCTACTCGCTCCCCATCGGCGCGGTGGTGGCCACCGATGGGGTAATACTTCCAGCTTGGGTGGGGTACGACATCGGGTGCGGAATGTGCGCCGTGAAGACGCCGTTGATGATGGACGAGGTGGAACCTCACCGGGTGGATATTTTCAAAAGCATCTACCGCGCCGTACCCACCGGGTTCGACCACAATAAACGTCCGGAGCCTTGGGATTACGAGAAAATCCCCATGACCCCAACCCTGAAAAAAATATTCGAAAGGGAAAACGGTTTGACCCAGTTGGCCTCTCTGGGCGGGGGCAACCATTTTATAGAAATCAGCCACGATGAAGAGGGGCGCGTTTGGGTGGTGGTGCATTCCGGATCCCGCCATGTGGGTCATTCCGTGGCCACCCTTTACATGAAACAGGCCAGCGGCTCGGAAAAAGCCAAAGAGGGGCATTATGGGTTCCAGGTGAAATCCAATGCGGGGCAAGACTACATAACCGACATGAATTTCTGCCTCAAGTTCGCCCTGGAGAACCGCAAACGCATCATAGAGCGTGTCTTACGGGAGGTTTATTACTATACGCGCAGGGGCGAACAGCCGGAGACGCTGGAGTTCATCAACCGGCATCATAACCACGCCGAGGAGAAAGAGGGGCTGTGGATCCATAGAAAAGGCGCAACCCATGCGGAAGCCGGCATGGAAGGGGTCATACCCGGAAACATGCGGGACGGTAGTTTTATCACCGTGGGGAAGGGGAACAAGGAGAGCCTGTGTTCATCGTCCCATGGCGCCGGGCGGGCCATGAGCAGAAACAAGGCCAAGGAAAACATTTCGATGGATTCGTTCAAAAATCAGCTTTCAGGCGTCACCGCCCGGGTGGAAAGGGCCACGCTGGACGAGGCCCCCGGAGCCTACAAGGACATTTTCGAGATAATGAGGCTACAAAAAGACCTGGTGGATGTGAAACACCATCTAAAACCGGTCATAAATATCAAAGGCTGATTTTCAGCAGGCCGCCTCGCTGGAAAGGAACGGTAACGATTCCGTCCAGAACCCCCAGTAAACCATCACCGCGTCGCCGAATTTTACCTCCCGCTCCACGTACGCTTTCAGGGCTTTGCGGAATATGTCGTCCATCTCGCAATGGAAGAACGGGGTGTTTAATATTGATTCCACCACTTCGGCGACGGTTGTCTTGTCGAATTTGTAAACAGCCTCCAAAACGTTTACCGTTTCCAGTATGGCGGAGGGAGAGATTGTGTAAGGCATCCCGCCGCCAGTGGTTTCCGTGAATTCTTCGGTGAAACGCTCTTGCCAGCGGTAATCGCCGGATAGGATGCGGAAAATAAGTAAAGTGTCCCTTTTGCCTTTGGCGTATTCCCGGGCCACTTCCTGGATCAACCGTTCCCGGTATGCGCCTGATCCGGAGCCGAGGTGCGTAATTACCCCGGCGTAATCCAGGATGGTTTTGCCCTTTTTAAGCAGGACGCCGTCTCTGGTCTCGCCCAGCACAAGCGCGTCACCCTCACGGATGTCGAGACGCTCCATGACTTCGGCGGGGAGTTCAATTAAACCGTTAGCTAACACCTTAGCGGTACTGTACATGCCACAAACCCCGAGCGGATGCGAATTGATGTTTTATAAATTATTACCCTTTCATTAACTCAAGGTCAATAGAAACGCGCTGTTAATTTATGCTTAATATAAGAAGCTTTATTGATGCATGTTTTGCGGCGCGGAGATGGCTTGGGAAGTGACGGGAACTAAATGAGAGTGTCTTTAAGGAAACCGCCGTCGTCTTTTTCCGGGTAATCCAGGTTATAGTGCAACCCCCGGGATTCTTTTCGGAGCAGGGCGCATTCTACTATCAGCCCGGCGTTGACGGCCAGGTTTCGAAGTTCTATAAGGTCTGGAGTTATAACAAAGTTCCAGTAGTAATCCTCGATCTCTTGCGTCAGCAGGGCTATCCTGTTCCTGGCGCGGGCCAGGCGCTTGTCGGTCCGGACGATACCTACATAGTTCCACATAAGCCTGCGGAGTTCGTCCCACATGTGGTTAATTACAACCTGTTCGTCAGCGTCCACGGCCTTGCCGTAATCCCATTCAGGTATGGGCCCGTTTGGAACGCAACGCCCCTGTATCCAACCGGCGGCGGATTTGGCCGCGCGGTCGGCGAATACCACCGCCTCCAGAAGGGAGTTGGAGGCCAGCCTGTTGGCGCCATGCACGCCGGTATGGGCGCATTCGCCCGCGGCGAAAAGTCCCGGCACCGAGGTTTTCGCCCAAAGGTCTGTCACTACGCCGCCGCACATGTAATGGGCGGCTGGCACAACGGGGATCATCTGCCGGGTAGGGTCGTACCCGAATTTCAAACATGTGGCGTTAATGGTGGGGAAACGCCTGGGAAAAAGCTCCGGATCTATGATGGTTGTGTCCAGATACACGAAATCGGCGCCGCTTTTTTTCATTTCCCGGTCTATGGCGCGGGCTACCACGTCT
This DNA window, taken from Nitrospinota bacterium, encodes the following:
- a CDS encoding RtcB family protein, which produces MKPIKIFGENLDAGTLEQFYSAINQPFAVKGVLLPDAHVGYSLPIGAVVATDGVILPAWVGYDIGCGMCAVKTPLMMDEVEPHRVDIFKSIYRAVPTGFDHNKRPEPWDYEKIPMTPTLKKIFERENGLTQLASLGGGNHFIEISHDEEGRVWVVVHSGSRHVGHSVATLYMKQASGSEKAKEGHYGFQVKSNAGQDYITDMNFCLKFALENRKRIIERVLREVYYYTRRGEQPETLEFINRHHNHAEEKEGLWIHRKGATHAEAGMEGVIPGNMRDGSFITVGKGNKESLCSSSHGAGRAMSRNKAKENISMDSFKNQLSGVTARVERATLDEAPGAYKDIFEIMRLQKDLVDVKHHLKPVINIKG